The genome window GGCAGGGTTAGGACATGGGAGGGCATTCTTCAGCCAAAGCTGAGGTGTGGGGGTTGCAGCTGGGGGGCGATTCGGTGTCCAAGATGAAGTGGGAGCCCGAGGGCAGCGGCGCAGCGTGGCTCTGCTCGGAGAGGCCGCTCTGTGATTCATGGTTTAATTTGGAGCGACTGTTGAGGCAGATTCTGGCCTGGCAGGGGGAGAGCTTTTCAATAGCCTTTTCATTTCGTTTACTGCTCTGCTGCCAGGCTGCTCACCCATAGGACTTCATTCCCTCACGCCGCGGATGGAGAGCTCGGTGGCTGCTCTCACCAAAGGGGACGCGGCATCTCCCCTGTGACCTGCTGCTGAGTCCCCTGCCCTCGAATGCACGCGGAGTCCTTTAAGTTTGCATCCAAGCCCATGGTATTTCTCACTCCCAGTGCGTGCAGCTCCCGCCTGCTTGGTCCTTGTGCTCGCTGGCTGTGGTCAGAGCATGGAGCTTTGGGGGTTTCTGCCATTCCTTCTCACAGCCTGAAGCAAAAGGGCTGTTGTGTTCACTTGCTTTTAAGGCTGCTGGTTCTCTGACCCTTAAGGACCTTGCATGGCGTGAAGGTATCTGCACATTCCTGAGCAGCAGATGTGTGTGGTTCCTCATATCCTCACCACCTCTCTGcattgtgttttctttgcacTACTGAGAAACCCTGCGTAGGGTCCCAAagcagcaccttcaaagggtaaaatatcttctttttagGTTTTTTAGCTGTagacaatgtatttttttagcaATCACAGGAGTGCTCTTTGcagaattatttctattttcatacAAAAAGCAGGCCgtgaattaaaataatatccTTGTGATATTTGAAAGGAACTTCAGTCACAACCTCCTTACCCCCTGTTTaatcttctctgctttttaacCTCTTTTGCTGTATTCTCCTTGTCAGGTGGAAGATGGGACCATTTCCCTTGTGTTTTAGGTGACTCTGATACCTGTTACCATGAAGTCCCGAAGGGGATAGAGGGACAGTAGTGGGAATTTCTTCTCACTCCtccaaaaacccccaacagtTGCCTAATGGTAAGGAAGCTGTTCTTTTTAACTAGCCTTCTATTGTACCCATTAATCAAGGAACGTGTTGAGGAGTTTGAGATCTGAACCCACTGGGCCCCGTTTAGGGGGGGCTGAGGAGGAAACAGGCTGTAAATGCTGCACGGTGGGAGGAGCTGGTGAGAAAATACAATTGTCCTCTGGTTTGTGTCCTCTCCCCAGGGATTACCTCTTACACTGACGTGatggggagctgctgcagttgtcTGTGCAGAGACAGCATCCCAGACAACCATCCCACCAAATTCAAGGTAAGTGTTGCACCTTTATCCCCATCAGAGAGCCTGTGACAGCACCAACTACTAGAAAAGCCCGGTGTTGGTCGGACTCCaagcatgaaaagaaagaaaacctctgCTCTTGCCGAGAAGTCTTTTGCTTTATAAGATTTGCGAATAcatcactgttttgtttttggctttttccccctttccttaAGCAACCTCTGCTGCAAATACGTTTCTGTTTGCAGTAGAAATTGCCTCTGCACAGAGAGTCAGCCTGAGCGAGGAAATGGGGAACTGGAGAGAAACCTTTTATTGCTCAGGGCTGTGTTCCAGTGCCTGTGCTGAGACACATCAGCTGAACTGCCAGGCACACAGTCTCCAGGGCTGCTGGCTTGGCACCTTCTGCCAGCACTGAATTCATGCTCTCAGCTGAGAAAGGGGCATCTCGGCAAGCACAGGGGGAATCCGCAGCAATTACAGTCTCTTCATGGGTGGGCTTTTCTGCGACACCAGTGCACTGAGTGTCCTGAGCCCTGTGGCCTCTGCAGGTAACGAACGTGGACGATGAAGGTAACGAGCTGGGATCTGGGATTATGGAGCTGACACAGATGGAGCTCATCTTGCACACTCACAAGCGAGATGCTGTCAGGTGGCCCTACCTCTGCCTGCGCCGCTATGGCTACGACTCCAACCTCTTCTCCTTCGAGAGCGGCCGGCGCTGCCAGACGGGGCAGGGTGAGTGTCCAGGTTCTGTTCATCTGATGAATCAACAGGTCCTTCTGCAGCCTCTGTTCCCCCGCAATACTGGAGTGTGCAGATCATACACTTAATGCTCCTGATTAAAACACTGATGAGAACAACAGTGTGGCTCAGGACCTGGGTATAAATCTAATGCTCTCATTTTGCTAGTGCATTGGCGCTCGTGAGGTGATTGGTGGAGCAGGCTTGAGCACTGGATGGGGTGTATTTCATGTCAGAGAGCTGTTCGGCTCTGCCTTGGCGCTAAAGGATGCACAGGAGGGCGTGCTGGGCTTCATTAGCAGCTAGAAAGTACTCTTTGCAAGCCTGAAGCTTTGTTGAGCATCTTTTAACTTGAGATGAAGTGAAAGGGCATCACTGCACCTTTTTGCAGGACCCTCTTGGAGCTCTGTTCCACAGAGCTGCCAAATGCATGTCAGAAGCAACAGTTGTCTGagcacattttggttttctggATGCATTCTCTCTGCCTTAGTTAGTGCTGGTTCTACCTAATGCTTTGCATTTTATGTCTGGCAGTACTTTGTAAGGTAGAGGGAGAGGAGTTTTACGTTTTACAGACCTTATGCATGGGGCTGCTGTGCCTAGAGAAGGGAAGTGAGTCACCCAGGAGTACGTGCCAAGTcatcagcagcactgggaaTAGACTCCAGTTTACAATGGGGCCTGTTAGTTCTTTTCCCAGTCTGTCTCTCTTGCTTTTAAAGAGCTGAACATTTTCTTGGCATCTGCGTCCCCAAGGAGCAAAAAAAGTTTGTTTCGTCATTCTTTTAGTGTGTTTGTAAACTCCTCCTTACCCGAAAGGACTCTGTGTGACTGTTCAGTGTCAGTGTAAAGCTCTGTGCAGATCTGTAGTGCCATATGCTCCTTTTTAATATTCATGTACGTGGGGTTTTCCTCTCCTGGAGTCCTCTGCTTATCAGCTGCCAGTGGTGGGAATTGCTTCTCTTCAGGTCCTGGTTTGCCTTTTGCAGGATGCAGAGCAGTGATTAACAGCCTGCCTTGTTCAGGGCCAGGTACTGGTGATAAAGCAGAGCCATTTGCTTTTCATATATTACAGGGTTTTTAGCAGATACATACTTACGCATCAGTCtcaaagcagacagaaatgaGAGGGGTGACGTGTTTTGGGGAGGTTTCTCCCTCCTTTGTAGGGTTTTATTCTTCTCAGTGGACTGCATTGGGAGGGCTCCTTCCTGATGCTGCTCCCCACCTTGTACAAGGCAGAGAGAGCTGTGTTTTGGGCCAGGATTTTGAAAGCCTTcctctctgtggcagcagcgtTGTTGCCATGCTGTCCCTGTTGCCATGGCTTGTGTGCCTGCCAGCCTGGATTGGCAGCTCCATGCACACAGGCTCCACCGGGGCTGCTCCTTTGGGGAGATGCTGTTTAATTCCATATGGATTTTAACCATTCCATTGTCCCTCCCTCATGTGCATGCTCCACAGGACCCAGTTCAGCTTTGAGTAGCCACTAGGTAGCTTTTTCGCTGGCAGTGAGAGTTGGATTGTGTGCCAAGTGAGTTAGAACAGATTAGAGCTGAAACAAGAGCGGTTAGCCTGTCCTTTCACACCTCTGCTTGTGTGGGATTGATTCTTGTAAGAGAACTTGAGATGCTCAGTATGTTCCTTGTAATGATGCACCATTTGGTCAGATGGCAGCCATAACATTGTGTTCCTGTTGATGCAATAATCCACAGTGGTTGGTTGTTTCCCTGTGGGTTGCAGGGATTGATTGTGttaaacacagcaaaagaaatcagagtTGCCTGTTCGTTTAGAGGCAGGAATTCCGCACACTCCTGGTAAAGCAGGACCCTGTCTTGCTTTGCTGACCCTCCTCTTTGTTACTGTGCAGGGATTTTTGCCTTTAAGTGTTCCAGAGCTGAGGAGATCTTTAACCTGCTCCAGGACCTGATGCAGTGTAACAGTATCAACGTTGTGGAAGAGCCTGTTGTCATCACCAGGAACAGTCACCCCACGGAGCGGGAGCTCTCCAGGACGCCCCAGGCATCCAACAGTAAGGCTCCTTCAGTGTCTGGGAGAAGGGAACACAGGGATGTGCTCCCTCACAGCTGACCCATACGATTTAAATAGATGTAAAACAAGAGATGAGCCCCTcactgacatggtttagtggtggactcgGCAGCCCTGGGGgaatggttggatttgatgatcttaactgtcttttccaacctggttgattctatgattctaagagagCCCAGCCCTTGTATTTATACAAGGTGCTTTGTCACAGGGGTCTTCCCCAGAGAGGTTGATTCTGACTTACAGGGTGCAGTTAAGATACCAGCTCACTGCAGAAAGGAGGTAAACTCTATTTGTGCCAAACCAGTGCTGTAATTCCCTTACCTGTCTTGATTCTCTCCCAGGTCTGGGGTACACTGTCCCAGGATTTCCTAATGGATTTCACAGCTACTCTGGAGAAACCCTCCCATACTCTGCAGCCCACCACCCCTCTGTGAGCAGCCTGAAGCATTCCTCTGTGGGTGAAGACTCTACTCATGCCCTTATTGGGCCTGATGAGCAGGTAAACCTGGATGTCCTAAATTCTCCTGTTTGCAAGCAGAGACCAAGCAGCTTGTTTGCTCGTGGTTCTGGGCAGTTCTGGGTTTCTTCAGCAACCCAGGGGATCCTCATACCTtgtcatccttttttttttcctcttttgcttcattttactCCTGGAAACTTCTGCTGTCTGACGCTTCACTACAACAGGCACTCTGCCTGAGGCGCCTTCCTTAATCCACTAGTATTTGCACAGCAGAACGTTCTGTGCCATATGCATCAAGCATGAACTAGATGATGTGTTTCTCCTGCAGTTGGACTCCCTTTAGTCTCTCCTTGTGTCCACAAATCCAGAAATGGCTTTTTTATCCCCCAAATCTTTCCAACTTCTGAAATTCTTTCATCTCCTCGTGAATCAGCCACCAACCTATTCTCCATCCCTGTTGGtttctcagctgctttgctcttgtctcttctcttctcccttcACTGTCCCTCTGCTTCTCTCCTTGCAGTCCCACACCTACGTCAACACAGCCAATGGTGATCAGGAGTTGAGGGGCCGACACTGTATGCACTCCTTGCCTGAAGTCCACCCTCCTTTCCCCCATAGGAACCGCAGCTGCTCCCTCGAAGACCGCAATCCCCAGGTCTTCCTGCAGCCAGGGGAGGTTAAGTTCGTGTTAGGTCCCACATCCAATTGCAGACGCGCCTGTCGGCACCACCGGGAGTGCAGGACACGCTTCTGCCCcgccaacaacaacaacaacgaGTGTGAGGAGGAGTGTCCTTCACCCCAGTGCGTCTATGAGAACGTCAATGGCCTGCTGccccccagcacctcctctCTCTGCCGAGGCGGGCGCTTGAAGCTGCCCCGGGAGGACTCGGGCTTACCCGGCTGCTCCCATCGCAGGACGGCGTTGCTGCACTACGAGAACTTGCCATCCCTGCCCCCGGTGTGGGAATGCCAACCCCTCCCGCGGGGCGAGGAGGACGCGGGCGATGTGTTGACACCTTCCCCCAGCGGCTACTCCGAGGCTGGTGAAGAAGATCCCCTCCAGAACTACATGAACTCGGAGAGCACGGCGCTGCACCGGGGCCAGCGGCGCAGCAGCTTCCTGCCGAAGCCTCGGCGCAGCTGCGTGCCCAATGTCTTCAGCTTCGACTTCCCCCGGCCCTGCCCGGAGCAGCCGCGGCAGCTCAACTACATCCAAGTGGAGCTGGAGGCTGAGCCGCACAAGGGCCATCAGAACCCCCCAGCCTCCCGTgtgccagctcctgccacccCTGACGCCCGCCGGACGGACTCCTACGCGGTCATCGACCTAAAAAAGACAGCAGCCATGTCCAGTTTGCAACGGGCCCTGCCCAGAGATGATGGGACCTCACGGAAAACTCGGCATAACAGCACTGACCTGCCCTTGTGAGGGGGGCCGCCGAGTGCAAGCACCGTGTCGTGGCTTCGGTACCTGCCTTCAGTGTGACTTCCATTCGCCATTGCCTTCTGCTTCCCTGTTTACCCCATTACTTGGTGTCACGGGATGGCTCCTACAGCTGATGTTAAGCCtcgtctgtctgtctgtcctcccCTCTCTGTCTGTCCCATGTAGTTTGTTTTTGAAGCCTTGTGGGGTGTTCAGCATCGCTGTTTGAAGGTTCAGCCTCcagcaggaggggcaggaggtgcCAACAGTGGCACCGGTGCTGTGTGGGTCCAGCCTTGGATTGGCTTAGCTCTGCTATTGCCTGGCAGCTCCATGGCCAGTGCCaacagcctggctccagaggcAGAGCATAGTATGGTGGAGGCATGTTTCCCAAAGTGAGTTGCTTTAGGAGCTCCACTGCAAATCCAGCCTGTTTTCCATGGATTGCATGCCTTGTGCCTCGAGGCgactgctgcagctgggccTTGTGGTTTCGCCAgtccctggggatgtgggggcTCATGCTGTGGTCTTTCCCCCCTCaactccttcctcccctctgcaCTGTTACGTGTTTTCTTGTAGAAGCTTTTGATACTTCTGTCCCTCTCTCAGATTCCATTTGAATTGGGCAGCTCTAGAAACGAAGAGGACAGACagccatgggcacagacactGTGATCACATAAACCCGACTTCCTAAAGAGACCCTGCTTTAAAAGGAGGGGAAGACCACAACTGTGAGAGAGGTTTGAGGTCTGGTACAGAAAACTTCAAGTTGTACCATACCCTGCTCTTTAAAGGTTCTTTTTGATGGCTGTTCCAAAATGgtgttgattttatttatttgcttatttatttactcAGCGATGTTTTGCATCCCAATGGTAATTGCCCAAACCAGCGCCAGTAGGACACGAGCACTCGCCGTGGCTCACTCCTGCCTGGGGGACAGCTCTCAGAAGAGGTTGGTGgctttgctgagctgctgctggggaaaaagaGCAGTTGTGCCTCAATAGACATGTTTAAACTGGGACCGACTGTCGCAGGCTGGGTGGGAAATGGGAGACGTGGGAGTGCGAGCGGAGCTGCCAGGCAGCCAAGCCTGGAGTTGTATCAGAGTCTTTGCCTTCACCCACGTGCCTGGCTGGCTCCATGAGGAATGTTTGATCGGTGTTTTGAGGGAATGTGCAGTTGgtttcctgcagctgggggcTTGGAAGGGCTCAGCTTCAGCTCTTGGGTAAATCTGTGGCTTTTGATGTGGATTTTATTCTTGATACCAGGGCTGAGTCTAAGCTGAGCTGTGAGGCCTCTGCATGAGGCCCTGTGTAGGGTCTCTGCTCCTCGTCCTGTTGCAGGCTGTCCCACCACCCCTCTCCACATGGTGACACACTGCAGCGTAGTCCCTCCCTGGCTCACTCTTTGCCATTATAAGCTATTCCAATATGACACAAGTGCTCTGGATTCCCACccttctgctgcctgtgttCATCTTCCTCCCTGGGATAGGAGTGGGGAGATCCAGTGCTCTCCAATGTGTCCCACTGCCAAATCTTGCTGTGTTCTCCTTGTCCCTAAGGTTTCCACTGTCAAAGCCTCTGggctgaaagaggagagaacCCCCTCATCCTGTTGCAACCTGCTTCTGAGGTCCAGAAACTTGATGTCCAGGATTAAGTTCAGCCTTTTTGGGTTTGGTGCTGTAGTGTCACGCTCAAATGTGACCCTTTTGGGAGCAAGGACACGTGCCTGCAGCTCAGAAGGTGTGAGCAGTGCCATGCTTGTGCGGGCAGAACGTGGATCTCTTGGCTTGCTGCTGCACTGTAAATTCAAGGTTCACCTCGTGCTTAAATTCACTGGGTTTTGGGGAAGTGCTTGTGCTTGTCTTCCATTCTGTTCTCCACCCCATCCTTTGTGTGATCTGTAACTGGGAGGAAACCcaagtaatatatttttatatggaTGCCAAATGAATTTATTTGACAGGGAAAGGCAATGTATCCCCCTAAATCTAGCTTTCAGTTAGGGAAGTGGGAAGAGAAattgtttatatatatacacataaatatatatataaaagttaaCTGCATTAAGCTTTAATTAGAGAGTTTCTAGGCTGTGTCACCCTGTGAggcagctccagcctggctgcATGTCTGTGATGAGTGggagaaggctgctgtgagggtCTGTAGGCACTGCTTGCTCCAAGGATCGGTCTGTAggcactgcttgctccagggATCAGGTCTGTAGGCACTGCTTGCTCCAAGGATCGGGTCTGTAGGCACTGCTTGCTCCAAGTATCAGGTCTATAggcactgcttgctccagggATCAGGTCTGTGGGCGCTGGCAGCTCCAGGGTGGCACAGCCACCGGTGCTGGCTGGTGTCACAGCTTCCTCTAGTGGCCACGCTGAAAACGGTTTCAGAGGAGGAATCGGCGTTGGGTTGAAAGGCAAGGAGGGCATCAGTGTTTTCTCATCCCTTCAGTTCTTTGATTTcatagggacaggccaaggggaatggcttgaacctgcccgaggggagactgagctgagctcttaggcagaagctgttccctgtgagggtgctgaggcgctggcacagggtgcccagagaagctgtggctgccccatccctggcagtgctcaaggccaggttggacacaggggtttggagcaagctgctccagtggaaggtgtccctgcccgtggcaggggttggagctggaggagctttaaggtcccttcaactcGAACCACTCTGATTCGATGATAACTCTGGAGTCTTCCCTTGTTACCATTTCCTTTTGGTTGAAAATGATGTTTATGCAATTTGTAGTATCTTTATGACACCGTGTCCAGAGGGATCTTTGCTTTGAGCCTGCTCTCCATCCTCTGCCTGTGAGACTGACGTTCCAGGCATGACTTGGTGAGCAGCCTGTGCCGTGCAGAGGGAGTTTGACTGTCTTAACCTTTGTAAGTGGTTCTTGTTTGAGTTTTGAGTCAATCAATGAGACTTCTTCCCCTGATCATTCTTCCCTGGTGAATGCATAAACAGATCTTTCACCCTTCCTTTCCCAAGATCCTGTTGGTAGGAATACAGCTGCTCCTGGCCCTCAGCTCTCTGTTACCATGGCAGGGTTTTGgatttgcctgtttcttttaACCCATTTTATGTTCCTGCTTTTCCCCTAGGGAAGGACGTTGGACTATCCTTGAGCTGTACCTGCCTCACAGGAGAGGATGGCAAAGGAGAGGCTGGATTGTGGGGGTTAAATGATCGCTGTTTCTGCAAAGAGGCCCACACGTGTTAGCTAGGACTGAAGTGTTGTGATTTTTATTACCTAAGCCATGCTGTTCTCTGGAGAAGAACCAAACCAGGGCTCGGCTCTTTCCTCCCCAAGTCTTTCCTCTGTCCCTCTGTGTGATGCTGCTCAGCCCTCTGGGGTGGTATCTGAATGATGGTTAATGCAGGTGGTGCCTGAATTCAGCTCCTGGGCAGGCTGCTCTCAGTCCTTGTGGGAAGTTTGTCTTTCCCCCAAACTTGGCTCGTCTCGAAATGCCACCCAGAGGTGGCAGAACAGGTTTAGATCCCTGTTACCCAACAGGACCAAAGGTGAATACGTTCGTGGAAATCCTGAGAGCTTTGAAGCTGGCAATTACAGGCCAGGGTATGGCAAAGGCTAATTGTGAAGAAGGGGCCTAATTTGTGTCTCCTTCTTCCATAAGTGAACGTGATTTTACAGTCGAAAGGCCCAGATGCATCTGTGTTATCTCCAGCTCTCCTCCCCTGTGGTTCCCCTCGTCGTTGTTCTGGTGTCTTTGGTACTGACCATCCCTGATAGGGCAGAAAACCAAAGGTTTGTTGGGGTTCAGTTGCTCTGACCAGAGGCATTGCTCTCGCTGTGTAATTGCTTCTTCAGGTTGTTTCTATGGATGTCCCTCCTTGTATCTCATCCGGGTGTAGCTGCAGAggtgaagaacagcagcagtgctctgtgACCTGGGGAGTGCTCATGTCTTACATTGATGTGCACTACGAATGTATACAGAATAAATGGAACATGATGACTAGCCAGTGGTCCTGTCTTTTGTCTGGGGTGCTTTCCAGGTCTCCCTTCCCTGAAGGAATAATGCCTGTGTCCTTATGTGTCCTACCTGGAGCGATGATTGCCCGTAGGCTTAAAAAGTAAACCTATTTATAAGACACCTTTCCCTCTGTGTGGGCTGATGACCCATGTGGGTATCTCTGCAGGATGATACCATGGGCTGTTGGTCTGAGCTGGAAGCTGGACTTCCAGATGTGTTTGGATGAGGTTCTTGCCCTGGTTTGGGATGTTAAACCTGGAGGCCAGGGCTTTATTTAAGGATGTGTTGTGCTTGGACAGGAAAAGAGGAATATTTCTGTTAACACGGATGGAAGCTGCTCCTCTGTGTCCTGTGAGCTCTGTTTTGGAAATAAACCACTAAAACCTGCTTGGCCAGCGCTGGGTAAAGGATCCGTGTGCTGTGTGTGGGGCATAAACACAGCTGGTTGTGTGCTGtgctcccaccaccagctcctcctgcttgGAGAACCCAGCCAGAGAGCGCTGATGCTCCAGGcaaaggggctggagctggtttAAATGAACCACACAGAGCGAGGCTGTTCAGTGGTCGAAAGGAGAGCGTTCACTTGGATGGgatttggcctcttcaggaaggGTTTTAGCTGATGTGGTCCTTGTCCTGGAGCTGGGAACTGCCACTTCCCTGGGTTTTTGCCATGGGTAAAGCAGAGCCCGGAGCAGATGAGGAAATCCAGGGCGATGGCAGCACCTCTGAAATGGTTTCtgttccctgttggtgagcaggAGAGCTCTTTGGGTCCCAGGAAAGGCTGGATCCCACATTAGATCCTGTTTCTTATCCTGCTAAACACTGTCACAAGCTGCCAGCTTTTGGGAGATGGTGCCACTTCTGCTGGTTTAATGGGATTTGTTGGCTCATGTTGGGAGTGCTCAAGGCCTCCGGCTGCTCACAGCTCATCTCATTTACTGgttttccctgctgcagaaTCCCGAGAGAGGTTGGTGGAGTTGCCCATGGGCTGCAGAAGGGATCTAGGCTCATCTGGGAGAGATGGGATTCTTAGACCTGGAGCTGTTTGAATGAGGGCTGAGCCATTGCATCGCCacagagaagaaacacaaagcaaaggagaagaaatgccCAGAGCTTGGTCGCAAGGAGaagccctgccctggggcagcaggggTACGTGCTGCTGGCTGAGTCCTGCTCCATGTAGAGATGGGATCTCTGATTTAGGGACTGAGCATCCTCGGTTCCTGTTAGGCTGAATGCCTCAGCAGACACGTGCTGTGCCTAACTTTGGGTCAGGAAGTGCTAAAAGTAGAATGCATCTCTGTGTGCTGTAGAGGGCACCTTCCTCCTTTGTCCTTTGGCAGGGCCGAGTCCCCTTGGGACCCGCAGATAACAGTCGGTGTATTGACGTTTTGATAactgctctttgctttcagcCAGAATTTGCTTTTTATCCAATCTTAATAAGTTGATCTTTCTATCAATCCTGCTAGCAAACAAGATAATTGCTTTATTATAGTCTCAATATCCAGCAAAGGACACACACTCCCCGCTGCTCCCGAGGGAATGCAATCTGTGCAGAGCACTGGCACGGGATGAGCACCGGATGAGGATGAGTGTGATTCCTGCACTGTGGAGAGCCAGGCTGCTCGCAGTGGGAATGCAAGCCAGGAGGCCTAGAAAATATTTAGGTTATAACCCCAAACGTTTTGGTCTCTTTGCTAGAAAATATTTAGGTTGTGACCAAAGCCGTTTGGATTCGTTTGCTAGGAAATATTTGGGTTATAACCGGAAGGGTTTTGGTCTGTTTGGGTGTTTGTTGGCGGTTCGGGAGCTCTGTGTTTGTGCTTCTCTTCACgttaagaagaaaagcaaacaagggaTTTCCTGGCCCGCTGGGCTGGGGTGAGGACCCGGAAGGTGGGTGAAGCCCCGTGGTGGGTTAAACCTCCCCCATGCCGCGCTCCCCTTAATGCAGGATGGAAAAGGGAGCAGCTCCTCCACAAAATAAGTGGAAAAATGTGGGATTTCTGACCCAAACAGCACACAAGCAGCGGCAGGATTGGGGTGTGTGACATATGGACATGAACTGGTCCTGGAGGAGAGGATGGCGAAAACACCCACAAGAGAACCAGAGGAGGAAGCAGCTCTTTGCTCCTGGCAAAgcctcagctccagcagcattCCCGGCTGCAGGCCAGGTCCcgaatgtggggaaaaaaggctcCTTCATTTCGGGAAAAGCCTTGGGCaggttttg of Lathamus discolor isolate bLatDis1 chromosome 19, bLatDis1.hap1, whole genome shotgun sequence contains these proteins:
- the FRS3 gene encoding fibroblast growth factor receptor substrate 3 isoform X1 encodes the protein MGSCCSCLCRDSIPDNHPTKFKVTNVDDEGNELGSGIMELTQMELILHTHKRDAVRWPYLCLRRYGYDSNLFSFESGRRCQTGQGIFAFKCSRAEEIFNLLQDLMQCNSINVVEEPVVITRNSHPTERELSRTPQASNSLGYTVPGFPNGFHSYSGETLPYSAAHHPSVSSLKHSSVGEDSTHALIGPDEQSHTYVNTANGDQELRGRHCMHSLPEVHPPFPHRNRSCSLEDRNPQVFLQPGEVKFVLGPTSNCRRACRHHRECRTRFCPANNNNNECEEECPSPQCVYENVNGLLPPSTSSLCRGGRLKLPREDSGLPGCSHRRTALLHYENLPSLPPVWECQPLPRGEEDAGDVLTPSPSGYSEAGEEDPLQNYMNSESTALHRGQRRSSFLPKPRRSCVPNVFSFDFPRPCPEQPRQLNYIQVELEAEPHKGHQNPPASRVPAPATPDARRTDSYAVIDLKKTAAMSSLQRALPRDDGTSRKTRHNSTDLPL
- the FRS3 gene encoding fibroblast growth factor receptor substrate 3 isoform X2, coding for MATTPTSSPSRAAGAARRGRDLMQCNSINVVEEPVVITRNSHPTERELSRTPQASNSLGYTVPGFPNGFHSYSGETLPYSAAHHPSVSSLKHSSVGEDSTHALIGPDEQSHTYVNTANGDQELRGRHCMHSLPEVHPPFPHRNRSCSLEDRNPQVFLQPGEVKFVLGPTSNCRRACRHHRECRTRFCPANNNNNECEEECPSPQCVYENVNGLLPPSTSSLCRGGRLKLPREDSGLPGCSHRRTALLHYENLPSLPPVWECQPLPRGEEDAGDVLTPSPSGYSEAGEEDPLQNYMNSESTALHRGQRRSSFLPKPRRSCVPNVFSFDFPRPCPEQPRQLNYIQVELEAEPHKGHQNPPASRVPAPATPDARRTDSYAVIDLKKTAAMSSLQRALPRDDGTSRKTRHNSTDLPL